A single Anopheles maculipalpis chromosome 3RL, idAnoMacuDA_375_x, whole genome shotgun sequence DNA region contains:
- the LOC126565676 gene encoding uncharacterized protein LOC126565676: protein MKAAVVLLCLAVIVNTAICQVTPRWPIPGYLRRPLPPCTLETPIGQLEYCVDVDGIGFEILLRLNNENFPGAEDLPPCTYETLIVDLDKCFDVNGIGWEMLDKAGIIPQEP from the exons ATGAAGGCAGCAGTAGTATTACTTTGCTTAGCAGTGATTG TGAATACAGCCATATGCCAGGTGACACCTCGATGGCCAATTCCCGGTTATTTAAGACGACCACTGCCACCATGCACTCTCGAAACACCAATCGGACAGCTAGAGTATTGTGTGGACGTCGACGGTATAGGTTTCGAGATTTTGTTAAGACTTAATAACGAAAATTTCCCTGGTGCAGAGGATCTGCCTCCATGCACTTATGAAACACTAATTGTAGACCTGGATAAATGCTTCGACGTCAACGGTATAGGTTGGGAAATGTTAGACAAGGCTGGTATTATTCCACAAGAACCGTAA